In one window of Mobiluncus massiliensis DNA:
- a CDS encoding ubiquitin-like protein Pup encodes METVMKQDQTNYPGTPASPDSSAVPFGRGQIQEPAGLDDLLDEIEDLVAEDAGTFVQGFVQKGGE; translated from the coding sequence ATGGAGACTGTTATGAAACAAGACCAGACGAATTATCCGGGAACTCCTGCCTCACCTGACTCGAGCGCGGTCCCGTTCGGACGCGGTCAGATTCAAGAACCGGCCGGACTGGATGACTTGCTCGATGAAATTGAGGACCTTGTCGCCGAGGACGCCGGTACTTTTGTGCAAGGATTTGTGCAAAAAGGCGGGGAGTGA